Proteins from a genomic interval of Zingiber officinale cultivar Zhangliang chromosome 2A, Zo_v1.1, whole genome shotgun sequence:
- the LOC122040846 gene encoding uncharacterized protein LOC122040846 isoform X1 encodes MTQTTRSKRGHTQMNKLVVQRVQGVKQSMRFNVYGQTVGQKVFELQSFIGVLAWEKVNINYHSWKQVSDEVKNMIWESINLTYKLDPKWRNGCLSSANSKWRQYKTHLTRTFIQPNRNNPKLMNKKKSELQSARGKVNLYPHRLSGKGYAGLSKEISSDLCDDDEINRAIL; translated from the exons ATGACTCAAACAACAAGATCAAAGAGAGGTCATACTcaaatgaataagcttgttgtTCAAAGGGTTCAGGGAGTTAAACAGAGTATGAGATTTAATGTGTATGGACAGACAGTGGGGCAAAAAGTTTTTGAATTGCAGAGTTTTATTGGCGTCCTTGCTTGggaaaaagttaatattaattaccaCTCTTGGAAGCAGGTGTCGGATGaagttaagaacatgatatgggaatccATCAAT ttgacatACAAACTGGACCCAAAATGGAGGAATGGATGTTTGAGCTCTGCAAATTCAAAGTGGCgtcagtataaaactcacctcactAGGACATTCATCCAACCAAATAGAAATAATCCAAAGCTTATGAACAAG AAAAAAAGTGAACTACAAAGTGCAAGAGGCAAGGTAAACTTATACCCTCACCGACTTTCTGGAAAAGGATATGCGGGTTTGTCtaaagaaata TCTAGTGACTTATGTGATGACGATGAGATAAACAGAGCCATTCTCTAG
- the LOC122040846 gene encoding uncharacterized protein LOC122040846 isoform X2 codes for MIWESINLTYKLDPKWRNGCLSSANSKWRQYKTHLTRTFIQPNRNNPKLMNKKKSELQSARGKVNLYPHRLSGKGYAGLSKEISSDLCDDDEINRAIL; via the exons atgatatgggaatccATCAAT ttgacatACAAACTGGACCCAAAATGGAGGAATGGATGTTTGAGCTCTGCAAATTCAAAGTGGCgtcagtataaaactcacctcactAGGACATTCATCCAACCAAATAGAAATAATCCAAAGCTTATGAACAAG AAAAAAAGTGAACTACAAAGTGCAAGAGGCAAGGTAAACTTATACCCTCACCGACTTTCTGGAAAAGGATATGCGGGTTTGTCtaaagaaata TCTAGTGACTTATGTGATGACGATGAGATAAACAGAGCCATTCTCTAG